The nucleotide window TCTGATGAAATCATGGAAAACACTGTGTATGGATCTTACTTTGGAGGATCTTATTCGGGAGACATTGGAGAGCCGCTTGAGACCCTGATCGTCAGGAATCAGGGTTACGGTGAGAACATTGACATATTTAGCATACTAAAGAATGCTCACCAGTTTGTGCAATTTCAACCAGATCAAAGACTCTCTGATCCATGATAGAATTGTTTGAAAGAGAGACTTCTGAGAGAGCAAACTACAAGTTCTATGGGAAAATTCATGAccaaagtaaaaataaattttcCATTGTTGAATAATAGATATTTATCAAGAGCAGAAGCCTTCACTGTGTGTGACGTCAAAATCTGATTTTGGCATGTGACCTAAGATGAGGAATCAAGTTACATGACCACATTCACCACATCGTATGGCAGATACAGATGGCTGAGGATGCCAATGGGCAATAGGCATCAGACAAGTGCCAGAGGTGTTTCAGAGGAAACTCAGTCAAGCTCTTAATACAGAAACATTTAACTCAGAAGAAGCAAGGCTCCTGACATCGGACATTTACTGATCCGCAGACAGGCTCAGAATTGACTCTTTCTATTTTTGACAGGGATATGTTTCTCCATGTCATTAACTCTAGAGGCAAGGCTTCTAAACCGTGAATTTTTTAGGATTGAAATTACAATTGTTTTCAGCAGCCACATTTATCAATGTATAGACTGATGGCATATGAATGTTTCATGAATCACACATGGACTGGTTGATTGGTGCTCCTTTTACAATCTATGGGATTTTTCATCTCTAGTATGGCATTGTCTGGTTGTATCCCTTGATTTGACAATTTATACAGTTTCTTGTATACCAAACCAACATTTTTCCTCTGTTCAATCCACTGTCTCTGATTTTCTGTAGCATCTTGTTTTGTCTACTATTGTGAGACTGTGATGAAGATCATCAAATGACGATGAAGCTCTGTCTCCATCTCCACCCTTCAATTATATTCGCTGTCGCTCTTCGGAAAATTTATGATGCAGATACAATTCAAATGATAATCTCAGAAAAGAATATCTGCCAAACGTAGTGTTGAACGTACAGTACTTGGAGCTGTCCTCATCCAGCCTTATTTGCCAAAATCCTTGGGAATCATCAAGCATTGAGAAATATTTGGCACCTGACATTTCATTCATTATATCTTCACGTTAATTTCATAGTGATCTTGCTTTATTCTGTTTAGTTCTTTCAGATGATCCTTGAGCGTTTCTGGCAGTCTATGTGCTTCTGTGTCCTTCAGCTGAATCTTGTAAACAAACGGCAAGACACCAAAACCATTGAACTATTTAATCTATAGAGTCACTTTTACTCACAGCTGATTTGTCAGGGTTGATGCAGTACACTCTTTTGATTCAAGTTCTCACAAGCTTTGTCAACTAACAGTGGTTTTATTTCCTCAGCAGCAACACAGAACAGCAGATGCACTTTATCTTTCACTGTAACTATCAGTTTGCACATGCCTACAGAgtcaattgtttgtctgttataGTTTTTCAGAAGTAGATACTTTATCAAGATTTTTTAAAGACTTCTATTTTGATAGTTGTAAGAGTGCAGTTCCTGATGCATTCAGTAGGAGGCATAGCCGTTATAGTTTGCTGCCTGCTGCGTCACTGTATATTGtgatcagaaaaaaataaatattgtgcaaAGCAAAGTTGCTGAAAGAGTTGCACTGTGCATCATCACCACTGGTGTGTTTGTACTGAGGTCTGTTGGTCTCTATTCCTCACACAAAACTGTCATATGGCTTCAGAACACTTTGAAACAGCACACTAGTCATGTAGAATAGACAGTGAATTGTTTTCTTCTAAATCCTCCTCTATGCATGAAGTAGAATGGTGATTtttatcttttcagttttttgagTTTAATCATGTAGCAGTCATATGAATGTTGAACAGCTGTATCCATCTCCTCCTGTTTTCACCTGTATTCCCCGACAGAACTAATGGAGGTAATCTCAACAGATCCATGTTTGTTTTTCACAATGGCAGACTCACTTTTGTTACGATGCACTCACTTTCTTTCGGTGCTGTCAAATGCAGGTTGTGGCAAAGCCTTTGTATGATCAGGTTCCTCTGGTGTTTTCTTTGGCCGCACCCACATGTGTCCTGTTTTAATTTGGACACGTTTAGCCATTTAATCACCTGAATGATCTTCTGATGCAGAGACTGAAGCACAGATTCAATGGGACCTTCAGATCCTCAGCATCTCTGCAGGAGAAACTTCATCTTCAGCCTGTTCCTGCATCTGTCAACGGTAAGATCCTGTCTGAAAAACCAGCTACTTTGGGGATTTCACAGTAAAGTAGAGGTTTGCATTTAGTTTAACCAGGTTTGAGTGTGTAGTCTCAGATTTTAATGTGGTTTCAGACTGAATCTGTATAGAGCACCTTTTGAGCATATTAAAGAgcatattttgaaatgtatttgaaaatatgtttttttatatatatatatatattttttttttttgcggcaCCAAATGCACAAGAACTAAAGCAGTTTGACATCTGAAATAAAATGTGAGTAGGTTAGTAAACCACTAATGTGAATGAAATTAAATGTGTATATAGTATATTTGTGTGTCATCACTCTCAGAATTGTGTCTGCTGGTGTGTTTGTAGTTTGTACTGAGGTCTGTTGGTCTCTATTCCTCACATAAAACTATCATATGGCTTCAGAACACTTTGAAACAGCACACTAGTAATGTAGATTACTCATATGATCCTCTATCTCTTTTGCAGCTCAACTGTTCCAGTCTCCATTGGGGGAAAGAGCTCTCTGGACATCCTGCTCAACAACTCCTGcgtttgactgaagaaagagcGTCATACGGGTGAAGAGCCGACCGGACCTGCTGTCTGAATATGAGGTATACCACAACTCTCTTTCTTAGAGAAAGAAAGTGATACAAAGCATTTTAAATTCATTGGAAATTCATTTACAATAGGACTCAAAGTATTGGTGCACTTAAGTCACGGATAAATGAGATCAAGTTTAGATAAAGTGTCACTAGCGTCACTATCCTTCTTCATGTCTGAATTCTCAGTTTGTTTGAATCAGCTTGAGTTTTGGTCATTTTAGCGGATGATTGTAGAAATCTCAGGACCTCCatttataaagaaaaatcctTTACAGTATTTAGATGTTTGAtcttatttattgtgtattttattaaaataacaaaaacatcaATCAAATCAATAAAATTGTACTTCAGTATCAGTTACAATTTGTTTTATAAAAGAAATGCATTTCAGACTCCAGTCCAGTTTTCATGAATCATTGTGtcacatccagtgtagacagtaTCATTGATTATTATGGTTTCGAATTACTTTGGTTTTCTTGCCCCTTGCCACTCTCATCTGGTCTAGAATCACTCAGCAAAGGCTGACTGGACTCTACAGCTAATTCAACAGTTTTTGGATTATTACTGGACTCTACAGGTTTTAAACAATCCAGGATTTTAAGCATGCTCATATCACCAGGATTGAAGAGAGGAACGACTGATCCAGAGAATCTGGTGCTGATGGTCAGGAGATGTTTCCTCTCTTTGACGTTGTAAAATGACAGCTGACCGTCATCATAATCTAACAGAACTCCCAGTCGTTCAGGTCTCGGTGTCAGTGAGAGTTTAGTTGATTGGTCAGTGTTGCTGTAAATGCCATTTTGACCGTCTGAACACAAGAACCAGTAACCATTTGATGGAGTAAAAGATTGGTCTTTTGAGTTAAAATTTCCATCTTTCACCACACCAATTAACCAGTAGATTTTAGGAGGATTAGGTGGAACTGCCAGCTCTACCTCCCAATAGTGACGACCAGAGGAGAATTTTTGTGCTCCAAATGCACGTAATTTGTAGGGAAATCCCTCTCCAGTGTGATTATATTTGTCACTGACCCTCACTGATTTACGGTCCTTGGAAATTTTCAAATCCACAGATTTTAAACGTTCATCGATTGTGATTCGAACTatgagaaataaaataaagcaacaattattaaatttacatttaataatttagcagacacttttatcttcTGTGGATGACAATTGAGGTTACACTTATTAATCTTCTTAAACTAGCGTGAGATCATATTTACACAGATATGCATATAAAACTGAAACTGGGAATTTATAGataaataagaggatcatacctGCATGTTTCCTCAGTTCTTCTATATTTACGTCTCCCGCAACTGAAATGAAAAAGAAGTAATGTTTTGAAGAAAACTACAGGTGTACTTGAGGACATCTACAGTAATTAATATATAACAGAGATGAGTTTGACAAATATTGGGAAGTTGGTGATTTATTATGTAACAATTAAACCAAACAAAGGAATAAAATGACAGTGATCAGTGAATCTAGTGTATTTTTGTTGATGTGCGTGTGTGGATCATTCAGTCATGTCCTGACTGTTCTGATCTGTTTGCCACATACCTTCTGTTGTCAGTTTCTCCAGAGATCTATCTTCAACTGAAATGAGAGACAGTTTCAGAAACACTCCAGACTTTGTAAACTACATTAAATTAAACTTTTAACCCTTTCATTTATAGAGACAGATCCTCTGATTAAACACTGTTtatgaaatgtatttatataaaaccttctgtttaattaaaaaatgaaaaataagagTAGAACAAAAGTGTAaggtcaaatattttttttaaaatgaaactGTAACACTTTCAAAATTACATATTGCACAAAGAAACACATTACAAGCAATAAAACCGAGTTCTGTCAATATATAACTGCTGAAGACAAGAGCGGAGAACAGCGTTTCTGTTTCTCTCAACATTAATGCTCTTTGATTATTGGTGATGACAGCACAGATCTCAGTAGTTCTTATAAAAGTACAGCACAGAACAAACAACATCTTCAAATACCTTCTGTTGTCAGTTTCTCCAGAGATCTATCTTCAACTGAAATGAGAGACAGTTTCAGAAACACTCCAGACTTTGTAAACTACATTAAATTAAACTTTTAACCCTTTCATTTATAGAGACAGATCCTCTGATTAAACACTGTTtatgaaatgtatttatataaaacgttctgtttaattaaaaaatgaataataagaGTAGAACAATAGTGTAAggtcaaatataaaaaaaaacgaaACTGTAACACTTTCAAAATTACATATCGCACAAAGAAACACATTACAAGCAATAAAACCGAGTTCTGTCAATATATAACTGCTGAAGACAAGAGCGGTGAACAGCGTTTCTGTTTCTCTCAACATTAATGCTGTTTGATTATTGGTGATGACAGCACAGATCTCAGTAGTTCTTATAAAAGTACAGCACAGAACAAACAACATCTTCAAATACCTTTTTGTGTCAGTTTCTCCATAGTTTCCTCCTCACAATCTAAAATGAGAGAAAACACCAGTGGAAAGTTTAATCATTAAACCACTTCACTGATACTCCAGACTGTGCTCAGATGATAAATGAAGTTCAAGTTACTTACTTTCTTTAGCTGGTTTCTTTTCTGCAGAACAGATACAAAATATCAACACATGAGATTAATAAAACAAAGCTtgctaaaaacaaaaacactactTTAAAAACTTTCAACCAGATTGTACCTGTTAGTTTGTGTCTTTGTTTGTAGAGGATAAACCCAACCAAACCCAGAATCATACAAATGAGAACGGTGAAGAAAAGAGCCTTCCATAGACCTGATGAATCTGGTGGATCTGAGAAAGAAAATCAAGATATATAGCAAAATATAACAATTTATAATATTAAGGCTTGGCTTCATGATGTTAAAGTTTTCCTAAAATAAGTTCAATGTCAGTCTGTTCTTCACAAAAAGCTACTGGACAACCACCAAAGACTTATTAGAGAATATGTTGCATATTATATCATAATGAATTGTCCTTTTTAACTCACCTATGATGTTGAGAAGCACTTTTCGGTTGCCATATTCTGTGTCTCCACTCACATAACAGTGAAATGGACCTTCATCCTGAAGTGTGAGTTTCTCCAGCCGTAGAGAGACGTCTCCATCCTTTAGTCCAGACTGATCTGACCACAGAGTAAAAGAGGTTCGGTTTCTGTACGATTCCTCTTGTATGTCCTGGATCTTCCCATGATTATAGAGGAGAACAGGGTTGTTGAACTGATCCTGACGGTACCAGCGGATCTCCAGAGCTTCAGCGTTCTCAGGAGGAGAGATCCGGCAGGACAG belongs to Garra rufa chromosome 3, GarRuf1.0, whole genome shotgun sequence and includes:
- the LOC141331472 gene encoding butyrophilin subfamily 2 member A1-like, with amino-acid sequence MLSIIIALLVNFLIETSVSFSVVVPGDPVVAHVGSTVILSCRISPPENAEALEIRWYRQDQFNNPVLLYNHGKIQDIQEESYRNRTSFTLWSDQSGLKDGDVSLRLEKLTLQDEGPFHCYVSGDTEYGNRKVLLNIIDPPDSSGLWKALFFTVLICMILGLVGFILYKQRHKLTEKKPAKENCEEETMEKLTQKVEDRSLEKLTTEVAGDVNIEELRKHAVRITIDERLKSVDLKISKDRKSVRVSDKYNHTGEGFPYKLRAFGAQKFSSGRHYWEVELAVPPNPPKIYWLIGVVKDGNFNSKDQSFTPSNGYWFLCSDGQNGIYSNTDQSTKLSLTPRPERLGVLLDYDDGQLSFYNVKERKHLLTISTRFSGSVVPLFNPGDMSMLKILDCLKPVESSNNPKTVELAVESSQPLLSDSRPDESGKGQENQSNSKP